Proteins found in one Pyrus communis chromosome 15, drPyrComm1.1, whole genome shotgun sequence genomic segment:
- the LOC137717795 gene encoding multiple C2 domain and transmembrane region protein 6-like has product MANTKLVVEVHDASDLMPKDGDGFASPFVEVDLEGERQRTQTKPKDLNPYWNEKLVFNINDRSHLPHKTFDVVVYNDRQTGHHKNFLGRVRISGVSVPFSESQATIQRYPLDKRGVFSHVKGDIALRIYAVQDYISNGDFAPTPAPAPPTLNDGFVTTSTGGAAHPPPLQEINTKRIDEEIHHHHFGGEKIKKKEKEVRTFHSIGTGMGGGGGGSYPPPPPMKASTVETRTDFARAGPATVVHMQQTPQQNPEFSLVETSPPLAARRYRGFGGDKTSSTYDLVEQMHYLYVSVVKARDLPTMDVTGSLDPYVEVKLGNYKGVTKHLDKDQNPVWHQVFAFSKESVQSNLLEVTVKDKDFTKDDFVGRLHFDLSEVPLCLPPDSPLAPQWYMLQDMHGNKVRGELMLAVWMGTQADESFPDAWHSDAHDIRHVNLASTRSKVYFSPKLYYLRVQILQAQDLVPWDRNRPLDTYVKVQLGNQLRVSKPSQVRTINPVWNDDLMLVASEPFEDILVISVEDRVGPGKDEILGRVILSVKDLPQRIDTHKLPEPIWFNLHKPSAAAEEETEKQKEKFSSKIHLRICLDVGYHVLDESTHFSSDFQPSSRHLRKSGIGILELGILSARKFPPLKGNESRTTDAYCVAKYGNKWVRTRTLLDTLTPRWNEQYTWEVYDPYTVITIGVFDNCHINGSREDSRDKRIGKVRIRLSTLGTDRVYTHFYPLLMLTPSGLKKHGELQLALRFTCFAWVNMLAQYGRPLLPKMHYVQPIPIRHVDWLRHQAMQIVAMRLARSEPPLRREIVEYMLDIDYHMFSMRRSKANFQRIMSVLSWVMTVCRWFNDICNWRNPITTCLVHILFVILVCYPELILPTIFLYLFVIGMWNYRFRPRHPPHMDARLSHAESAHSDELDEEFDSFPTSRPPDIVRMRYDRLRSVAGRVQMVVGDLATQAERAQALLSWRDPRATAIFIIFALIWAMLIYVTPFGLVAVLFGVYLLRHPRFRNKMHSAPVNFFKRLPSKSDMLL; this is encoded by the coding sequence ATGGCCAATACTAAACTTGTAGTGGAAGTTCACGACGCAAGCGACCTGATGCCGAAAGACGGCGACGGTTTTGCGAGTCCCTTCGTGGAGGTAGACCTTGAAGGGGAGCGGCAGCGGACTCAGACCAAGCCAAAAGACCTCAATCCTTACTGGAACGAGAAGCTCGTCTTCAACATCAACGACCGTTCTCACCTCCCCCACAAGACCTTCGACGTTGTCGTTTACAATGACAGACAAACTGGACACCATAAGAACTTCCTCGGCCGAGTCAGAATCTCCGGCGTCTCCGTCCCTTTCTCCGAGTCTCAGGCCACCATCCAACGGTACCCGCTCGATAAGCGCGGTGTCTTCTCTCATGTCAAAGGCGATATAGCCCTCAGAATCTACGCTGTTCAAGATTACATCAGCAATGGCGACTTTGCTCCAACACCAGCACCAGCACCACCTACACTAAATGATGGATTTGTTACTACGAGTACTGGTGGTGCTGCTCATCCTCCTCCGCTGCAGGAAATCAATACTAAGAGGATAGATGAGGAGATTCATCACCACCATTTTGGGGGAGAGAAGatcaagaagaaggaaaaagaagtgAGAACTTTTCACTCCATAGGCACTGGGATGggtggtggcggcggtggttcttatcctcctcctcctccaatgAAGGCATCCACCGTTGAAACAAGGACGGATTTCGCTCGGGCGGGTCCTGCCACGGTTGTGCACATGCAGCAGACTCCGCAGCAGAACCCGGAATTTTCCCTGGTGGAGACAAGTCCACCATTGGCGGCGCGGCGGTACAGAGGGTTTGGAGGGGACAAGACCTCGAGCACATACGATCTGGTTGAGCAGATGCATTACTTGTACGTGAGTGTGGTGAAGGCAAGAGATCTTCCAACCATGGATGTTACAGGAAGCCTTGATCCTTATGTGGAGGTGAAGCTTGGCAACTACAAAGGGGTGACCAAGCATTTGGACAAGGACCAGAACCCTGTGTGGCACCAGGTTTTCGCCTTCTCGAAAGAGAGCGTGCAATCCAATTTGCTTGAAGTCACTGTCAAGGACAAGGATTTTACCAAGGATGATTTCGTGGGGAGGCTACATTTCGATCTCAGCGAAGTCCCCCTTTGCCTGCCGCCTGACAGCCCTTTGGCTCCTCAGTGGTACATGTTGCAGGACATGCACGGGAACAAGGTCAGAGGGGAGCTTATGCTTGCTGTTTGGATGGGGACTCAGGCCGATGAGTCCTTTCCCGATGCTTGGCATTCCGATGCACACGACATTAGGCACGTCAATCTCGCCAGCACTCGATCAAAGGTTTACTTCTCTCCCAAGTTATATTACCTTCGAGTTCAAATTCTGCAAGCTCAGGATCTTGTTCCTTGGGATAGAAACCGCCCTTTGGATACATATGTCAAGGTGCAGCTTGGGAACCAGCTGAGGGTCTCAAAGCCTTCCCAAGTGCGTACTATTAACCCCGTTTGGAATGATGACCTCATGCTCGTGGCCTCCGAGCCTTTCGAAGATATCTTAGTTATATCAGTTGAGGACAGGGTTGGTCCTGGAAAGGATGAGATATTAGGGAGGGTGATTCTTTCGGTTAAAGACCTTCCGCAGAGAATTGACACTCATAAGCTCCCCGAGCCGATATGGTTCAATCTCCACAAGCCTTCAGCAGCTGCTGAAGAGGAAACTGAAAAGCAGAAGGAGAAGTTCTCAAGTAAGATTCATCTGCGCATCTGTTTAGACGTGGGTTACCATGTTCTTGATGAGTCCACACACTTTAGCAGCGATTTTCAGCCGTCGTCCAGGCACCTGAGGAAATCAGGCATTGGAATTCTTGAGCTTGGGATCCTGAGTGCCAGAAAATTTCCACCTTTGAAGGGAAATGAGAGTAGGACTACTGATGCATACTGCGTGGCCAAGTACGGAAACAAGTGGGTACGAACCAGAACGCTTCTGGACACTCTGACTCCTCGCTGGAATGAGCAGTATACTTGGGAAGTTTATGATCCATATACTGTAATCACCATTGGTGTTTTCGACAATTGCCATATCAACGGAAGCAGGGAAGACTCGAGAGATAAAAGGATTGGGAAGGTGAGAATTCGATTATCGACTTTAGGAACTGATCGAGTTTATACGCATTTCTATCCCCTGCTGATGCTCACACCCTCGGGTTTAAAAAAGCACGGGGAACTTCAGTTAGCATTGAGGTTCACTTGCTTTGCTTGGGTTAACATGTTAGCTCAATATGGAAGACCATTGCTTCCAAAGATGCATTATGTCCAACCTATACCTATTAGGCACGTTGATTGGCTCCGCCACCAAGCAATGCAGATTGTAGCAATGAGGCTAGCCCGTTCAGAGCCACCGCTCAGGCGGGAGATTGTCGAGTACATGTTAGACATAGACTACCATATGTTTAGTATGAGGAGAAGCAAAGCCAACTTCCAGCGCATAATGTCGGTTCTTAGCTGGGTCATGACTGTCTGCAGATGGTTTAATGACATTTGCAACTGGAGAAACCCGATCACAACCTGCCTCGTCCATATCTTGTTTGTGATATTAGTTTGCTACCCAGAACTAATATTGCCCACAATTTTCCTCTACCTCTTCGTGATTGGCATGTGGAACTACAGGTTCAGGCCAAGGCACCCACCTCACATGGATGCTCGGCTTTCGCATGCAGAGTCTGCCCACTCGGATGAGTTGGACGAGGAATTTGACAGCTTCCCCACGAGTCGACCCCCGGACATTGTGAGGATGAGGTACGACAGGTTGCGTAGCGTGGCGGGCAGGGTGCAGATGGTGGTTGGAGATTTGGCAACCCAAGCGGAAAGAGCACAAGCATTACTAAGTTGGAGGGATCCGAGAGCAACGGCAATCTTCATCATCTTCGCGTTGATCTGGGCCATGTTGATATACGTTACTCCGTTCGGGCTTGTGGCAGTGCTGTTCGGTGTCTACCTTCTTCGGCATCCACGGTTCAGGAACAAGATGCATTCTGCACCAGTTAATTTCTTCAAGAGATTGCCATCCAAGTCAGATATGCTACTATGA
- the LOC137717750 gene encoding uncharacterized protein, with product MEDIEDLLIGSGGGAPPGFRLPINTVGLNPKNKPIPNGRNTTAKLSQIQDPLAPLSHKVPGTQTIYIKTFGCSHNQSDSEYMAGQLSAFGYPLSDNPEEADLWLINTCTVKSPSQSAMDTLIAKGKGARKPLVVAGCVPQGSRDLKELEGVSIVGVQQIDRVVEIVEETLKGHEVRLLSRKTLPALDLPKVRKNKFVEILPINVGCLGACTYCKTKHARGHLGSYTIDSLVGRVKSVVADGVKEIWLSSEDTGAYGRDIGVNLPILLNAIVAELPPSASTMLRIGMTNPPFILEHLKEIAEVLRHPCVYSFLHVPVQSGSDTVLTAMNREYTVSEFKTVVDTLTELVPGMQIATDIICGFPGETDEDFTQTLSLIKEYKFSQVHISQFYPRPGTPAARMKKVPSTVVKKRSRELTSTFEAFAPYVAMEGRVERIWITDIATDGTHLVGHTKGYVQVLVAAPESMLGTSAIVKITSVGRWSVFGEVIETIPHINDKSASTNENRSQEKCFPGANSCETCACSTSPETCACGPESCGGQATSEECAVTKNAVLLDHWNSRNPIGWLLRKRKNHVEKQVEDEIGLRSQNKQEQAQGCLSDWGFVDRALLGGMLMSFVTIVALLVHLGFRIMSSN from the exons ATGGAGGACATAGAGGATTTGTTGATTGGGAGCGGCGGCGGAGCTCCTCCTGGTTTTCGTCTGCCGATAAACACCGTGGGATTGAACCCAAAGAACAAACCCATTCCCAATGGCCGCAATACCACCGCCAAGCTATCTCAAATCCAAGACCCACTCGCTCCTCTCTCTCACAAAGTCCCTGGCACTCAG ACTATATATATCAAAACATTTGGATGCTCACACAACCAG AGTGACAGTGAATATATGGCTGGTCAACTTTCAGCTTTCGGGTATCCATTAAGTGACAATCCTGAGGAGGCAGACCTGTGGCTCATAAATAC ATGCACGGTCAAATCTCCAAGTCAGTCTGCCATGGACACTCTGATAGCAAAAGGTAAAGGTGCAAGAAAGCCCCTGGTGGTGGCTGGGTGTGTGCCACAAGGAAGTCGAGATCTAAAGGAGCTAGAAGGTGTCAGTATTGTAGGAGTCCAGCAAATTGATCGTGTGGTTGAAATCGTTGAAGAGACTTTGAAAGGTCATGAGGTGCGCCTTTTGAGCCGTAAGACATTGCCTGCACTTGACCTCCCTAAG GTGAGGAAAAACAAGTTCGTTGAGATTCTTCCCATAAATGTTGGTTGTTTAGGTGCTTGCACTTACTGCAAGACAAAGCATGCTCGTGGTCATTTAGGAAGTTATACTATTGATAGCCTT GTGGGACGTGTAAAATCTGTGGTAGCTGATGGAGTTAAGGAAATATGGTTGAGCAGTGAAGATACTGGTGCTTAtg GTCGTGACATTGGGGTCAATCTACCAATTTTATTGAATGCAATTGTTGCAGAACTCCCCCCTAGTGCAAGCACAATGTTACGGATAGGGATGACGAATCCTCCATTCATTCTGGAGCACTTGAAGGAAATAGCAGAGGTTTTGCGTCATCCATGTGTATACTCATTTCTACATGTACCAGTCCAATCTGGAAGTGATACAGTCTTGACT GCAATGAATCGGGAATATACTGTAAGTGAGTTCAAGACTGTGGTAGATACCCTAACTGAGCTTGTGCCAGGGATGCAGATTGCGACTGATATAATATGTGGATTTCCTG GTGAAACGGATGAAGACTTTACTCAAACTCTTAGCCTTATTAAAGAGTACAAGTTCTCTCAAGTTCATATTTCGCAGTTTTATCCTAGACCAG GAACCCCTGCTGCAAGGATGAAAAAGGTCCCCAGTACTGTAGTGAAGAAAAGGAGTCGTGAATTGACTTCTACTTTTGAAGCTTTCGCACCATATGTTGCGATGGAGGGCAGGGTGGAAAGAATATGGATAACTGATATTGCGACTGATGGAACTCACTTG GTTGGCCATACAAAGGGATACGTGCAGGTTCTTGTAGCCGCTCCAGAAAGTATGTTGGGGACTTCAGCAATTGTGAAGATAACATCGGTGGGAAGGTGGTCGGTTTTTGGAGAAGTGATTGAGACCATCCCTCACATAAACGATAAATCCGCCTCAACAAATGAAAACCGTAGTCAGGAGAAATGTTTCCCTGGTGCCAACAGTTGTGAGACTTGCGCGTGTTCAACTTCGCCAGAAACTTGTGCCTGTGGACCAGAAAGCTGTGGAGGACAGGCTACCTCGGAAGAATGTGCTGTAACAAAGAACGCCGTTCTGCTGGACCACTGGAACAGTAGAAATCCGATTGGATGGTTACTGAGGAAGCGAAAGAACCATGTCGAGAAACAGGTGGAGGATGAAATTGGCTTGCGATCCCAGAACAAGCAAGAGCAAGCCCAAGGATGTTTGAGTGATTGGGGTTTTGTCGATAGGGCTCTTCTAGGCGGGATGCTCATGAGCTTCGTGACAATTGTAGCGCTACTAGTACATCTTGGCTTTAGGATTATGTCGTCTAATTAG
- the LOC137717198 gene encoding agamous-like MADS-box protein AGL80 — MAKNRTKRELISHEPSRRATFKNRKASFFRKLNEITTLCGVIACAVIYNPSDTKTDVWPSPQEAFYVLEKFRNLSEERRGKFMVDQESFLKNNISKLNRQLERARFKNQELDEKLLLIEYLEGKNFLDPGRLESLNGLDQQLDKRIDFITNRIEFLEGLRRNQVDAELDSDGMVVRGIKGGVVGDNQG; from the coding sequence ATGGCTAAAAATAGGACTAAGCGTGAATTGATTTCTCATGAACCGAGCAGGAGAGCAACCTTCAAAAATAGGAAGGCAAGTTTCTTCAGAAAGCTGAATGAGATCACAACTTTATGTGGTGTTATTGCATGCGCTGTCATTTACAATCCTTCTGATACCAAGACGGACGTGTGGCCTTCTCCACAAGAAGCATTTTATGTACTCGAAAAATTCAGGAATTTATCTGAAGAAAGGCGAGGCAAGTTCATGGTGGATCAAGAATCCTTTCTCAAGAACAATATATCTAAGCTGAACAGACAATTGGAAAGAGCGAGATTTAAGAATCAAGAACTTGATGAGAAGCTACTTTTGATTGAATACCTAGAAGGTAAGAATTTTCTTGATCCTGGTCGCCTTGAAAGTTTGAACGGACTTGATCAACAATTGGATAAAAGAATTGATTTCATTACTAATAGGATTGAGTTCTTAGAGGGTCTGAGGCGCAACCAAGTCGATGCTGAACTCGATTCTGATGGGATGGTGGTCCGTGGTATTAAAGGGGGAGTCGTTGGCGACAACCAAGGTTAA